Proteins found in one Sphingobium sp. V4 genomic segment:
- a CDS encoding N-formylglutamate amidohydrolase, whose translation MSEAFTRIDGGDLDLLIVADHASAHVPGDIHLGIGPALLEAHIAIDIGVAEVSGLLAAQLGCTAILGAVSRLVIDLNREEDAPGLLPVMSDGHAIPGNRDADLPERMLRFHHPYHHQLGRILDEMTSPFILSVHSFTPRLASDPEQERPWDIGILYNQDDRAARIAIPLLEAAGLKVGDQLPYSGQLLNATMNRHAEANGIPYLGIEMRQDLVSDAAGQRRFAEIIGPIALDCRSRLA comes from the coding sequence ATGAGCGAAGCCTTCACCCGGATCGACGGCGGGGATCTGGACCTGCTGATCGTCGCCGATCATGCCTCAGCGCATGTGCCGGGCGACATCCACCTAGGCATCGGCCCGGCGCTGCTCGAGGCGCATATTGCCATCGACATCGGCGTGGCGGAGGTCAGCGGACTGCTGGCGGCGCAACTGGGTTGCACGGCCATATTGGGCGCTGTGTCTCGGCTGGTGATCGACCTCAATCGCGAAGAGGACGCGCCGGGCCTGCTGCCGGTCATGAGTGACGGCCATGCCATTCCCGGCAATCGCGACGCCGACCTGCCGGAGCGCATGTTGCGTTTCCATCATCCTTATCATCATCAGCTCGGGCGGATATTGGATGAGATGACGTCGCCGTTCATCCTCTCCGTCCACAGCTTCACGCCGCGGCTGGCGAGCGATCCGGAGCAGGAGCGCCCCTGGGACATCGGGATACTCTATAATCAGGACGATCGCGCGGCCCGGATCGCCATTCCGCTGCTGGAGGCGGCGGGGCTGAAGGTGGGCGACCAACTGCCCTATTCGGGACAGCTGCTCAACGCGACGATGAACCGTCATGCCGAGGCCAATGGCATTCCCTATCTGGGTATCGAGATGCGGCAGGATCTGGTGAGCGACGCTGCCGGACAGAGGCGCTTTGCAGAGATAATCGGGCCGATCGCGCTGGACTGTCGGAGCAGGCTGGCGTGA
- a CDS encoding NAD(P)H-hydrate dehydratase, which translates to MTGWAILTAAQMRAAEQAAFDAGVDEYSLMETAGAAAAEIIWRAGHRRDALVLCGPGNNGGDGFVIARLLRARGVAVRVAALGESWTVSSQRARAAWGGPVEDMMSAAPATQLIDALFGTGLTRGLDATVASRLCALAEAAVLTHAVDLPSGVETDSGALLSAVPIFGICIALGAYKSAHLLHPAAGRIQRLILADIGIAVPGVMQRLAPPLLEAPVAQAHKYNRGLVAVVGGGMAGASLLASIAAAHSGAGTVRRFAADRPVAGPHAIVSRQTERPEAIADALADERINVVLVGPGLGLEADGRARLDAALDAGHPMVLDADALTLLGEQGARAIPAGAILTPHEGEFQRLFGDLPGSKIDRALAAAQASGAIVVYKGADSVIAAPDGRVAVASGASPWLSTAGTGDVLAGLAAGRLAVTGDSFRAACEAVWLHGDAARRAGPAFVADDLLGTLPAAIAARL; encoded by the coding sequence ATGACCGGCTGGGCGATCCTGACGGCGGCGCAGATGCGTGCAGCGGAACAGGCCGCCTTTGACGCCGGGGTCGACGAATATAGCCTGATGGAAACGGCGGGCGCGGCGGCGGCAGAAATCATCTGGCGAGCGGGGCACAGGCGCGACGCGCTGGTTCTGTGCGGGCCGGGCAATAATGGCGGCGATGGCTTCGTCATAGCGCGGTTGTTGCGGGCACGCGGCGTGGCTGTGCGGGTCGCGGCATTGGGCGAAAGCTGGACGGTATCGAGCCAGCGGGCGCGCGCAGCCTGGGGTGGGCCGGTCGAGGATATGATGAGCGCCGCGCCGGCGACGCAACTGATCGACGCGCTTTTCGGTACGGGGCTGACGCGTGGCCTGGACGCGACGGTTGCATCCCGTCTCTGCGCGCTGGCGGAGGCAGCCGTTCTGACCCATGCCGTAGACCTGCCAAGCGGGGTGGAGACGGACAGCGGCGCGCTATTGTCGGCAGTGCCGATTTTCGGCATCTGTATAGCGCTGGGTGCATATAAGTCCGCGCATCTGCTGCATCCGGCGGCAGGGCGGATACAGCGCCTGATCCTGGCAGACATAGGCATTGCGGTGCCCGGCGTCATGCAGCGGCTTGCGCCACCGCTGCTGGAGGCGCCGGTCGCGCAGGCGCATAAATATAATCGAGGGCTGGTGGCCGTGGTCGGTGGCGGGATGGCCGGCGCGAGCCTGCTCGCCAGCATCGCCGCCGCGCATTCAGGGGCCGGAACGGTGCGGCGTTTCGCCGCGGATCGGCCGGTGGCGGGACCGCACGCGATCGTCAGCCGGCAGACTGAACGGCCCGAGGCCATTGCCGATGCGCTGGCGGATGAGCGGATCAACGTCGTGCTGGTCGGGCCTGGCCTCGGCCTGGAGGCGGACGGACGAGCGCGGCTGGATGCCGCGCTGGATGCCGGTCATCCCATGGTGCTGGACGCCGACGCGCTGACCCTGTTGGGCGAGCAAGGCGCGCGCGCCATTCCGGCTGGTGCGATCCTGACCCCGCATGAAGGCGAGTTTCAGCGCTTGTTCGGCGACCTGCCCGGCAGCAAGATCGACCGTGCGCTCGCGGCAGCGCAGGCGTCGGGGGCGATCGTCGTCTACAAGGGCGCGGACAGCGTGATCGCTGCGCCCGACGGGAGGGTGGCCGTGGCCAGCGGGGCATCGCCCTGGCTTTCGACCGCCGGAACCGGCGACGTGCTTGCGGGGCTGGCCGCCGGAAGGCTCGCCGTTACGGGTGATTCCTTTCGCGCGGCGTGCGAGGCGGTGTGGCTGCATGGCGATGCGGCGCGGCGGGCCGGGCCGGCCTTCGTCGCGGATGATTTGCTTGGAACGCTGCCAGCGGCTATCGCCGCGCGATTGTGA
- a CDS encoding class I SAM-dependent RNA methyltransferase, whose translation MTDTETDIIIRVAAKGDGVTADGRHFPLTAPGDRVAPDGSVVFGVHHAVPPCDHFPACGGCQLQHLDEASYAEFVTARVTGALDGQGVTPGAVLPAHISPPMTRRRASLRAARAGRRITIGFAEEGSHKLIDLQMCAVLDPRLFGLLPPLRELLGLIVPDKRAAHVRMSLTDQGVDLLLEGVKVAGLAADEALGDFAREHGLARLAIDEGDGPQTRWEPEAVTVSFGGVPVSFPPFSFLQATPDGEAALVGAVRDALPETGAVADLFCGLGTFALALGETRPVYAAEGARDVLLSLKLGAARARRRLVADHRDLFRRPLTPEELNRFAAVVLDPPRAGAREQVLQLAQSAVPLIAYVSCNPASFARDAAHLVAAGYVLESVKPVGQFRWTTHVELVGIFRR comes from the coding sequence GTGACCGACACCGAAACAGACATCATCATCCGCGTCGCCGCCAAGGGCGACGGCGTCACCGCCGATGGCCGGCACTTCCCTCTGACCGCGCCGGGCGATCGGGTCGCTCCCGATGGAAGTGTCGTCTTCGGTGTCCATCATGCGGTGCCGCCCTGCGACCATTTCCCGGCCTGCGGCGGTTGTCAGCTCCAGCATCTGGACGAGGCGAGCTATGCCGAATTCGTCACGGCGCGGGTGACAGGCGCGCTGGACGGGCAGGGCGTGACGCCGGGCGCGGTGCTGCCGGCCCATATTTCGCCGCCGATGACGCGGCGGCGCGCATCGCTGCGCGCGGCGCGGGCGGGCAGGCGGATCACCATCGGCTTTGCGGAGGAGGGCAGCCACAAGCTGATAGACTTGCAGATGTGCGCGGTCCTCGATCCCAGGCTGTTCGGGCTGCTGCCGCCCTTGCGGGAACTGCTCGGGCTGATCGTGCCGGACAAGCGGGCGGCGCATGTCCGCATGTCGCTGACTGATCAGGGTGTCGACCTGTTGCTGGAGGGCGTGAAAGTCGCGGGGCTGGCGGCGGATGAGGCGCTGGGCGATTTTGCGCGCGAGCATGGCCTGGCCAGGTTGGCCATCGACGAAGGCGACGGGCCGCAGACACGCTGGGAGCCGGAGGCGGTGACGGTCAGCTTCGGCGGGGTGCCGGTCAGCTTTCCGCCTTTCTCCTTCCTTCAGGCCACGCCGGATGGCGAGGCGGCGCTGGTCGGCGCAGTGCGCGATGCGCTACCGGAGACGGGTGCGGTCGCCGATCTCTTCTGCGGGCTTGGTACATTCGCTCTGGCATTGGGCGAGACGCGGCCGGTCTATGCGGCCGAGGGTGCGCGGGACGTCCTGTTGTCGCTCAAGCTCGGCGCGGCGCGGGCGCGGCGGCGGCTGGTGGCCGACCATCGCGACCTGTTCCGTCGACCGCTGACGCCGGAGGAATTGAACCGCTTTGCCGCCGTCGTGCTCGATCCACCGCGCGCGGGCGCGCGCGAACAAGTGCTGCAACTGGCGCAGTCGGCTGTGCCGCTGATCGCTTATGTGTCCTGCAATCCTGCCAGTTTTGCGCGGGATGCGGCGCATCTGGTGGCGGCGGGCTACGTCCTTGAGAGCGTCAAGCCGGTTGGCCAGTTCCGCTGGACCACTCATGTCGAACTGGTCGGCATCTTCCGGCGATAA
- a CDS encoding type III PLP-dependent enzyme: MHKHHSALGVATALTPAAPVTLIRPEAAARAARFFVEKFPGRSLYAVKANPSPDLIRTLFASGITHFDVASIAEVRLVAETLADVAGDKAKLCFMHPVKAEEAIAEAYHVHGVRTFSLDTIDELEKIMRATGDATDLELCVRLRVSSEHSELSLASKFGVELGETRELLMATRQAADALGICFHVGSQAMSPQAYSDAIERVRAAIVDAAVTVDIIDVGGGFPSIYPGMEPVALENYFEAIHRGFESLPVSYSSELWCEPGRALSAEYSSIIVRVERRRGTELYINDGAYGALFDAAHIGWRFPVALLREDDSEEELEGFSFYGPTCDDMDHMVGPFMLPADVKAGDYIEIGMLGAYGAAMRTGFNGFTSESTIEVGDEPMASLYAETVQPRRRATVIKLG; the protein is encoded by the coding sequence TTGCACAAGCATCATAGCGCGCTGGGGGTAGCGACCGCCCTCACACCGGCAGCACCGGTAACGCTGATTCGTCCCGAAGCCGCGGCTCGGGCCGCCCGTTTCTTCGTTGAGAAGTTTCCGGGCCGATCGCTCTATGCGGTCAAGGCGAATCCGTCTCCCGACCTGATCCGCACGCTCTTTGCATCGGGCATCACGCATTTCGATGTGGCCTCGATCGCTGAAGTGCGCTTGGTGGCCGAAACGCTGGCCGATGTCGCAGGCGACAAGGCGAAGCTCTGCTTCATGCACCCGGTCAAGGCCGAGGAAGCGATCGCTGAAGCCTACCACGTCCATGGCGTGCGAACCTTCTCGCTCGACACGATCGACGAGCTGGAAAAGATCATGCGCGCGACCGGCGATGCGACCGATCTGGAACTGTGCGTCCGCCTGCGCGTGTCATCCGAACATTCGGAACTCAGCCTCGCGTCGAAGTTCGGCGTCGAACTGGGCGAAACCCGCGAACTGCTGATGGCGACCCGCCAGGCCGCCGATGCGCTGGGCATCTGTTTCCACGTCGGAAGCCAGGCCATGTCGCCGCAGGCCTATAGTGATGCGATCGAGCGCGTGCGCGCCGCGATCGTCGATGCGGCGGTCACGGTCGACATCATCGATGTCGGCGGCGGCTTCCCTTCCATCTATCCGGGCATGGAGCCGGTGGCGCTCGAAAATTATTTCGAGGCGATCCATCGCGGCTTCGAAAGCCTGCCGGTCAGCTATTCGTCGGAACTGTGGTGTGAACCCGGCCGCGCGCTGTCGGCCGAATATAGCTCGATCATCGTGCGGGTGGAGCGCCGTCGCGGCACCGAACTCTACATCAACGACGGCGCCTATGGCGCGTTGTTCGATGCCGCGCATATCGGCTGGCGCTTCCCCGTGGCCCTGCTGCGCGAGGATGACAGCGAAGAAGAGCTGGAAGGCTTCTCCTTCTACGGCCCGACCTGCGACGACATGGACCATATGGTCGGCCCCTTCATGCTTCCTGCGGACGTGAAGGCGGGCGACTATATCGAAATCGGAATGCTCGGCGCCTATGGCGCGGCAATGCGTACCGGTTTCAACGGCTTCACGTCGGAATCGACGATCGAGGTGGGGGATGAGCCGATGGCCAGCCTCTATGCCGAGACCGTCCAGCCGCGCCGTCGCGCAACCGTCATCAAGCTGGGCTGA
- a CDS encoding carboxynorspermidine decarboxylase has translation METRAGDPAAFARFDLYRVPSPAFVVDEAAVRRNLAVLRDIGDRAGVKVLGALKAFSMWSLGGVLGEYLDGVCASGIYEARLGREEYQGEVATYCAAYKPDDLAEILKISDHVIFNSPGQIARLKPVIDAARSDGVNFDIGLRLNPLHPEGEVPKYDPSQPHSRLGFPVDQLRPEHLEGVDGLHVHNLCEQDFLPLERTWAAIEGHIMPHVAGLKWLNFGGGHHVTRADYQIDDLIAFLTRIKAQTGLALYIEPGEAMALDAGILVGEILDVIENGMPVAITDISATCHMPDVIEAPYRPAMLHEPEEGPVTRLGGPSCLAGDIIGDYRVPGGAEPGARIAFLDQAHYSMVKTNTFNGVPLPAIWLWNSETDELKEIRAFSYTDFKTRLS, from the coding sequence ATGGAAACCCGCGCCGGCGATCCTGCCGCCTTCGCCCGATTCGACCTCTACCGCGTTCCCTCGCCCGCCTTCGTGGTGGACGAGGCGGCGGTGCGGCGGAACCTTGCGGTCCTGCGCGACATCGGCGACCGAGCAGGGGTTAAGGTGCTCGGTGCGCTCAAGGCCTTTTCCATGTGGTCGCTTGGGGGCGTGCTGGGGGAATATCTCGACGGCGTCTGCGCGTCGGGCATCTATGAAGCACGCCTGGGGCGCGAGGAATATCAGGGCGAAGTCGCGACCTATTGCGCCGCCTACAAGCCCGACGACCTGGCCGAAATCCTCAAAATATCAGACCATGTCATCTTCAACAGCCCCGGCCAGATCGCGCGACTCAAACCCGTCATCGACGCAGCGCGCAGCGACGGTGTGAACTTCGACATCGGCCTGCGCCTCAACCCGCTCCACCCGGAGGGGGAAGTGCCTAAATATGACCCGTCGCAACCGCACAGCCGCTTGGGCTTCCCGGTCGACCAATTGCGCCCCGAACATCTGGAGGGCGTCGACGGCCTGCATGTCCATAATCTGTGCGAGCAGGATTTCCTGCCGCTGGAACGCACCTGGGCGGCGATTGAGGGCCATATCATGCCTCATGTCGCGGGCCTCAAATGGCTCAACTTCGGCGGCGGCCACCATGTCACCCGCGCCGACTACCAGATCGACGATCTCATCGCCTTCCTGACAAGGATCAAGGCGCAGACCGGTCTTGCCCTCTATATCGAACCCGGCGAGGCAATGGCGCTCGACGCTGGCATCTTGGTGGGCGAAATCCTCGACGTGATCGAAAACGGGATGCCCGTCGCCATCACCGACATCAGCGCCACCTGCCACATGCCCGACGTGATCGAGGCGCCCTATCGCCCCGCCATGCTCCATGAGCCGGAAGAGGGACCGGTCACTCGACTCGGTGGCCCCTCCTGCTTGGCGGGCGACATCATCGGCGACTATCGAGTCCCCGGCGGCGCGGAACCGGGCGCGCGTATCGCCTTCCTCGACCAGGCGCACTATTCCATGGTGAAGACCAATACATTCAATGGGGTACCCCTGCCCGCCATCTGGTTATGGAACTCGGAAACCGACGAACTCAAGGAAATCCGGGCCTTTTCCTATACCGATTTCAAGACCCGTCTCTCGTAA
- a CDS encoding saccharopine dehydrogenase family protein: protein MSKVLVIGAGGVGSVAVHKMAMNPDIFSHITLASRRIVSCEKVAESVKARTGVTIDVAQVDADNVAETIALIEKIQPKLVVNLALPYQDLAIMDACLATRTDYLDTANYEPRDTAKFEYSWQWAYQERFKEAGIMALLGSGFDPGVTSVFASYIKKHLLDRIDTLDILDCNGGDHGQHFATNFNPEINIREVTAPSRHWADGQWVEGPALSHKQEFDFDQVGPKNMYLMYHEELESLAKFYPEIKRIRFWMTFGDAYLKHLEVLQNVGMTRIDPVIYNGQEIIPLQFLKAVLPEPSSLGSTTKGKTNIGDIATGEKDGQQKTVYVYQVCDHEEAYAETGNQAVSYTTGVPAMIGAALMLTGAWKGANGEGGVFNIEQFDPDPFMDMLNKHGLPWQVKELDAPLDF from the coding sequence TTGAGCAAGGTTCTGGTCATCGGCGCAGGCGGCGTCGGGTCTGTCGCGGTCCACAAGATGGCGATGAATCCGGATATTTTCAGCCATATCACGCTCGCCAGTCGCCGGATCGTCAGTTGTGAGAAGGTCGCCGAATCGGTGAAGGCGCGCACCGGTGTCACCATCGACGTGGCGCAGGTCGATGCCGACAATGTCGCAGAGACGATCGCGCTGATCGAGAAGATCCAGCCCAAGCTCGTCGTGAACCTGGCCCTGCCCTATCAGGATCTGGCGATCATGGACGCCTGCCTCGCGACCCGGACCGACTATCTCGACACCGCCAATTACGAGCCGCGCGACACCGCGAAGTTCGAATATAGCTGGCAATGGGCCTATCAGGAGCGCTTCAAGGAAGCCGGCATCATGGCGCTGCTCGGATCAGGCTTCGACCCCGGCGTCACCAGCGTTTTCGCCAGCTACATCAAGAAGCACCTGCTCGACCGGATCGACACGCTCGACATTCTCGATTGCAATGGCGGCGACCATGGCCAGCATTTCGCCACCAACTTCAACCCGGAAATCAACATCCGCGAAGTGACCGCGCCGTCGCGCCACTGGGCCGATGGACAATGGGTCGAAGGCCCGGCGCTCAGCCACAAGCAGGAATTCGACTTCGATCAGGTCGGACCGAAGAACATGTACCTCATGTATCATGAGGAACTGGAGTCGCTTGCCAAATTCTATCCCGAGATCAAGCGCATCCGCTTCTGGATGACCTTCGGCGACGCCTATCTCAAACATCTGGAAGTGCTCCAGAATGTCGGCATGACCCGGATCGACCCGGTCATCTATAACGGGCAGGAGATCATCCCGCTCCAGTTCCTGAAAGCGGTCCTGCCCGAACCGTCGAGCCTGGGTTCGACCACCAAGGGCAAGACCAATATCGGCGACATCGCCACCGGCGAAAAGGACGGCCAGCAGAAGACCGTCTATGTCTACCAGGTCTGCGACCATGAGGAAGCCTATGCAGAAACCGGCAACCAGGCGGTCAGCTACACCACCGGCGTGCCCGCGATGATCGGCGCCGCGCTGATGCTGACGGGCGCCTGGAAGGGCGCAAATGGAGAAGGCGGCGTGTTCAATATCGAACAGTTCGATCCCGATCCCTTCATGGACATGCTCAACAAGCATGGCCTGCCCTGGCAGGTGAAGGAACTCGACGCGCCGCTGGATTTTTAA
- a CDS encoding fasciclin domain-containing protein translates to MKKSHLSLALASALLTVSGTAYANHHEKNPMVGGAAMYPTKDIVDNAVNSKDHTTLVAAVKAAGLVDTLKGAGPFTVFAPTNAAFAKLPAGTVDTLLKPENKATLTGILTYHVVPGKLSAADLIAQAKAGGGKATLTTVQGEPLTAWVEGSSVYLQDAKGGKSKVTIADVNQSNGVIHVIDTVLMP, encoded by the coding sequence ATGAAGAAGTCCCATCTGTCGTTGGCGCTGGCGAGCGCGCTGTTGACCGTCAGTGGCACGGCCTATGCCAATCATCATGAAAAGAACCCGATGGTGGGCGGCGCGGCGATGTACCCGACCAAGGATATCGTCGACAACGCCGTCAATTCGAAAGACCACACGACGCTGGTTGCTGCGGTCAAGGCGGCAGGTCTGGTCGATACGCTGAAGGGCGCCGGTCCGTTCACCGTCTTCGCGCCGACAAATGCCGCCTTCGCTAAGCTTCCGGCCGGAACGGTGGACACGCTGCTGAAGCCAGAGAACAAGGCGACCCTGACCGGCATCCTTACCTATCATGTGGTGCCCGGCAAGCTGAGCGCCGCCGACCTCATCGCACAGGCCAAGGCCGGCGGAGGCAAGGCGACGCTGACCACGGTGCAGGGAGAACCGCTGACCGCCTGGGTCGAAGGATCGTCGGTCTATCTGCAGGATGCCAAGGGCGGAAAGTCAAAGGTCACGATCGCCGACGTCAACCAGTCGAACGGCGTGATCCATGTCATCGACACTGTGCTGATGCCCTGA
- a CDS encoding GFA family protein, whose protein sequence is MVYTGSCHCGAVTFSVAANAPDEGMTCNCSHCSRKGFVLTFVPADQFTLDSGADHLTDYLFYRHNITHQFCRTCGTEAFALGKSPDGPMRAINLRCVPSVDIDALTITKVDGASF, encoded by the coding sequence ATGGTCTATACAGGAAGCTGCCATTGCGGCGCCGTCACGTTCAGCGTCGCGGCCAATGCTCCCGACGAGGGCATGACCTGCAACTGCTCCCATTGCAGCCGCAAGGGCTTTGTCCTGACCTTCGTCCCCGCCGACCAGTTTACGCTGGACAGCGGCGCGGATCATCTCACCGACTATCTTTTCTACCGGCACAATATCACGCATCAGTTCTGCAGGACCTGCGGGACGGAAGCTTTCGCCCTCGGCAAGTCGCCCGACGGTCCGATGCGCGCCATCAACCTCCGCTGTGTGCCCTCGGTCGACATCGACGCGCTCACGATCACGAAGGTCGATGGGGCCAGCTTCTGA
- a CDS encoding cisplatin damage response ATP-dependent DNA ligase — protein sequence MRAFSQLLDGLVYTRSRNGKLDLIAAYMRDAPDPDRGWALAALTGNLDLKAVKSSAIGEMIRARTDPVLYEMSRDYVGDLAETVALLWPKREDQPAELDDGSLSLSAVIERLHGVSRAAAPDALAQMMDHLDASGRFALLKLATGGLRVGISARLAKTGFAQGFGLDVDDVEQVWHALAPPYAALFDWAEGRSGRPDPEGTPYFRPFMLAHPLEAESVDLADYAAEWKWDGIRIQIVGTGGETRLYSRAGDDISGSFPEIAAAFTGHAVLDGELLVKGAFQGGEAASFNALQQRLGRKAVSAKMMDDYPAFVRLYDLLIERDTDLRALPWHQRRARLEAYMPQLPPDRFDLSAIIDAPDFDALADIRAGARDAAIEGVMLKRRDSPYVAGRKAALWYKWKRDPLTADCVMMYAQRGHGKRSSFYSDYTFGCWTEDGELQPVGKAYSGFTDEELKWLDRFVRQNTLNRFGPVREVEKSLVLEVAFDSIHDSKRHKSGLAMRFPRIARIRKDKPAHEADTVEGLKQLVS from the coding sequence ATGCGCGCCTTCTCTCAACTCCTCGACGGCCTGGTCTACACTCGTTCGCGCAACGGCAAGCTGGACCTGATCGCCGCCTATATGCGCGACGCGCCCGATCCCGACCGGGGCTGGGCGCTGGCGGCGCTGACCGGCAATCTCGACCTCAAAGCCGTCAAATCCTCCGCCATCGGCGAGATGATCCGCGCCCGCACCGATCCGGTCCTTTATGAAATGAGCCGCGACTATGTCGGCGACCTTGCCGAAACCGTCGCCCTGCTCTGGCCGAAGAGAGAGGACCAACCCGCCGAACTGGATGACGGGTCGCTCAGCCTCTCGGCCGTGATCGAGCGCCTGCACGGCGTCAGCCGCGCCGCCGCACCCGATGCGCTGGCGCAGATGATGGACCATCTCGACGCCTCGGGCCGCTTCGCGCTGCTGAAACTCGCCACCGGCGGGCTTCGGGTGGGCATTTCCGCCCGCCTCGCCAAGACCGGCTTCGCCCAGGGCTTCGGCCTTGACGTCGATGATGTCGAACAGGTCTGGCATGCCCTCGCCCCGCCCTATGCCGCGCTGTTCGACTGGGCCGAAGGGCGCAGCGGCCGGCCGGATCCGGAAGGCACGCCCTATTTCCGTCCCTTCATGCTCGCCCACCCGCTGGAGGCCGAGAGCGTCGATCTCGCTGACTATGCCGCCGAATGGAAATGGGACGGCATCCGCATCCAGATCGTCGGTACGGGTGGCGAAACCCGCCTCTACAGCCGCGCGGGCGACGATATTTCAGGCAGCTTCCCGGAGATCGCGGCGGCCTTCACCGGCCATGCCGTGCTGGACGGCGAACTGCTGGTGAAGGGCGCGTTTCAGGGCGGGGAAGCCGCCAGCTTCAACGCCCTGCAACAAAGGCTCGGCCGCAAGGCGGTCAGCGCGAAGATGATGGACGACTATCCCGCCTTCGTCCGCCTCTATGATCTGCTGATCGAACGCGACACCGACCTGCGCGCCCTCCCCTGGCACCAACGGCGCGCCCGGCTCGAAGCCTATATGCCCCAGCTTCCGCCGGATCGTTTCGATCTCTCCGCCATCATCGACGCGCCGGATTTCGATGCTCTGGCCGACATCCGCGCCGGCGCCCGCGACGCCGCGATCGAGGGGGTCATGCTCAAGCGCCGTGACAGCCCCTATGTCGCCGGGCGCAAGGCGGCGCTCTGGTATAAATGGAAACGCGACCCCCTGACCGCCGACTGCGTCATGATGTACGCCCAGCGCGGCCACGGCAAACGCTCCTCCTTCTATTCGGACTATACGTTCGGCTGCTGGACCGAAGATGGCGAATTGCAGCCGGTGGGCAAGGCCTATAGCGGCTTCACCGACGAGGAACTCAAATGGCTCGACCGCTTCGTCCGCCAGAACACCCTCAACCGCTTCGGCCCGGTGCGGGAGGTCGAAAAGTCGCTCGTGCTGGAAGTTGCGTTCGACAGCATCCACGACAGCAAGCGCCACAAATCAGGCCTCGCCATGCGCTTCCCCCGCATCGCCCGCATCCGCAAGGACAAGCCCGCGCATGAGGCCGATACGGTCGAGGGGTTGAAGCAGCTGGTGAGCTGA
- a CDS encoding ligase-associated DNA damage response exonuclease: MAHWIEPHPTGIYVRPADAWIDPSLPRERALVTHGHADHARGGHGHVWATRETLSIMALRYGTASGTAVGYGEDIRMGGVTIRYVPAGHVLGSAQIWLEHAGERVVVTGDYKRRPDPTCLPFEPVPCDIFVTEATFGLPVFRHPDTGSEMDRLLAALHAHPDRCVLVGAYALGKAQRVICELRARGHHDAIYIHGALERMCALYADFGVELGDLRPATGVPAKEMRGHIVVSPPSALNDRWSRRLPDPITAMASGWMRVRQRARQKNVELPLVISDHADWDELTDTIREVAPAETWITHGREEALLHWCMTHQIRARALALVGREDEDEG, encoded by the coding sequence ATGGCCCACTGGATCGAACCCCACCCGACCGGCATCTATGTCCGCCCCGCCGATGCGTGGATCGATCCGTCGCTGCCGCGGGAACGGGCGCTGGTGACGCACGGCCATGCCGATCATGCGCGCGGCGGCCACGGCCATGTCTGGGCGACCCGCGAGACGCTGTCGATCATGGCACTGCGCTACGGCACCGCCAGCGGCACGGCGGTGGGCTATGGCGAGGATATCCGGATGGGCGGGGTAACGATCCGCTACGTCCCCGCCGGCCATGTGCTGGGGTCTGCTCAGATATGGCTCGAACATGCGGGCGAGCGGGTGGTCGTGACCGGCGATTACAAACGCCGGCCCGATCCCACCTGCCTGCCCTTCGAGCCGGTGCCCTGCGACATCTTCGTGACGGAGGCGACCTTCGGCCTCCCCGTCTTCCGCCATCCCGACACCGGCAGCGAAATGGACCGGCTGCTCGCCGCGCTCCATGCCCACCCCGATCGCTGCGTGCTGGTCGGCGCCTACGCGCTGGGCAAGGCGCAGCGGGTGATCTGCGAACTCAGGGCGCGCGGTCATCATGATGCCATCTATATCCATGGCGCACTGGAGCGGATGTGCGCCCTCTATGCGGACTTCGGTGTCGAACTGGGCGACCTGCGTCCCGCGACGGGCGTGCCCGCAAAGGAGATGCGCGGCCACATCGTCGTCTCCCCACCCTCCGCGCTCAACGATCGCTGGAGCCGCCGCCTGCCCGATCCCATCACCGCGATGGCGTCCGGCTGGATGCGGGTGCGCCAGCGCGCGCGGCAGAAGAATGTAGAACTGCCCCTCGTCATTTCCGACCATGCCGACTGGGACGAATTGACCGACACGATACGCGAAGTCGCGCCGGCCGAAACCTGGATCACCCATGGGCGCGAGGAGGCGCTGCTCCACTGGTGCATGACCCACCAGATCCGCGCCCGCGCGCTGGCGCTGGTGGGGCGCGAAGACGAGGATGAAGGCTGA